The Bacteroidota bacterium region ACTGCGCGATACGATGTTGTTGCTGTTAGAGTGGGCGTGATATAGGTTGCAGTATTGGCGCCGCTGATATTTTGCCACGAGCCTCCTGCATTCGTCTGCCATTGTATCGTTCCAGTCTGACCAGTCAGGTTGATTACGGTACCGTTACCGGCACACAAAACTGAAGTTACTGCTGTTGCTGTACCTCCCACTGAAACCGGGTTAACGGTAACTGTAGAAACGGTTGAGTTTACAGATAAACAATTGCCACTTTTTACAACCGCTCTGTATCCTGTTGTTGCAGTAAGATTGGGTGTTGTATAAGTTGCCGATGTTGCGCCGCTGATATTCTGCCATGTGCCGCCGGCATTGGTCTGCCATTGTATGGTGCCTGTATAACCGGTAAGCGTAATTACGGTATTAGAACCGGAACAAATGGTGGCATTGGTAGCTGTTGCAGTGCCGCCCACCGATACCGGCGATACAGTTACTGTTGCAACAGAGGATGAGTCAACCGGGCATGAACCGTTTACTAACCATGCTCTGTAACTGGTGGTTGAGGTCAGTGTCGGTGTGAGATAACTTGGAGACGATGCACCATTAATATTTTGCCATACTGAACCGTTTAATACCTGCCATTGAATGGTTCCCGCATATCCGGTCAGCGTAATGGTTGTGCTTGTTCCGGTGCAGATAGATGGATTGGTTGCTGCCGCAGTACCTCCTTCGGCTGCCGGTAAAATAGTAATTACCGTAATATTTGTTGAGTCAGGCAGACAGGTTCCGGTGATTACTTTCGCGCGGTATGAAGTGGTAGCCGTCAATGCAGGAGTAGTATAGCTTGGCGATGTTGCTCCGCTGATGTTTTGCCATACGGAACCATTCAGAATCTGCCATTGAATCGTGCCGGAATACCCTGTAACATTAAGTGTTGTGCTGTTTCCGGCGCACATTGTAGTGTCTAATGCTGCTGATGTTCCGGCTTCCGAACCGTTATTGATAGTTGCTACAACCGGTGTTCTGGCGCTTACACAGGAAGGTTTCTGAATGAACCATGAATAAAAATAGTAGTAATAAGCTGCACCGACATCATTTCCGGTTATAGAGATATATCCCGGCATGGTATAAGGATAAGCTCCTCCCGTCTGTTGTCTGTAAAGGTTGATTCCTTCAAGTCTCAGACCGGTGGCCGGAGTGAGATTCCAGTTAAGCGTAACGCGACTCTGACCGGTAGGTACAGTTACAGTAGTGGTTTGCAGAACGGCGCCTGTATTGTCTTTTAAGCTGATGGTGCGGCTTCCGCCGGCCTGTGCATATATTTTTACAGACACTAATTTACAGGCAGAGAAGCAGTCGAAAATCAAATAATGGGTGCCGGTACTCGTGCCCGCGCCGGCGAAACTTGACCTCCCTACAGAGTCAATAGGCGGAGCTATTGAATCAGAAACATAATACGTTGTTGTGGTGGAAATAGGAAGGGTGGTATATGAATTGCCCGTATTAACAAGCGTTCCGCCTGTTTGTGCCGTATACCATTTTAGAATGCCGCTTCCTGTTGCACCAAGTGAAAGTGTACCTGTTCCGCAGCGTGATGCACCTGTCGTGGTAGGTCCTGTGGGCATCGCAATGGTTACTACGTTTGTCTGAATAAGCGAATCACTCCCAAAAGTGTTCGTTGCTTTCAGTTTTACAGAATAGGTTCCGTTGGTCGTGTACAGATGTGTCGGGCTTTGAAGTGTTGATGTAGTTCCGTCGCCAAAATTCCATAACCATGAAACAGGATTATTTGAAGTTTGATCGGTAAACGATATCAAACCGGTACACGATGTAGTATTGCTGAGTGTAAAGGCAACCACCGGCGGTGAGTTTGGAGTCACACAGTTCCAGTTTATCTGGAATCCTGATGCTACAACTCCTGCGTCAGAAGTCTGCTTCAGCGTAAGCGAGCTGCCTGTTGAAGTAATATTTGCCGGTAAGGTTGTTCCTGAAAACGGACTTCCCGCCACCTGTGCAGAGGCAACCGTTGGCCCGTCGTACACATAAAGGAAGTCGTAGGTCGCTTCCATATTGAATGAAACAAACTGCAGTGTTACCTTGGTGGCTCCTGTCGGGGCAATCGTCAGTGTTCCGCTCGTATTATTGGCATAATCGCCGCAGATACCGCTGTCGTATAAGGTTCCTGTGCAATTGGTGATGGTCGTTCCCGTACCTGTTGCCGGCATATTATTCGTGCACGGATACGACGGACCGATATTAATATAAGCAGTGCGGGTAAGACTGTCTTTACCGCATGTTCCGCCATCGGCAACTAATTTTACAGTATAACTTCCGTTAGCTGTATAGGTATGCAAAGGTGTGGAAGCAGTATCTGTTGTTCCATCACCAAAATACCATTTGAAATGGTTGCCACCGGTGCTGGCATTCGCAAATTGCACGCTGTAGGGTGCATTGGCGCAACTGCTGGTTGGGCAGGCACTAAAATCGGCATGAGCTGTTGACGGTACATAGGCAGTACCTACACCAACAGCATACCATGCGTTGGTGGTCTGAATCATTTCATTCGAACAACCGCCGTAAAGGTCGGTACAAGCCTGTAACGACATGGCACGGCAGTTGGCATAATTAGAACTTGATGTCAGATAATAGACCAGTGTGCGATAAGCAATTGCTCCTGCTTTGGTCATTCCAATGCCTGTTATATTAAAAACACTTCCGATATCGTTTGTTCCGCTTCCACCCTGACAGAGCAGATAGAACCAATAATTAACAACGCCTGAGTTTGTGTGAACCCCACCATTATCATTGGTTCCGGTGTACCAGTTGGTGCCGTTATAGGTATCGGGCTGGCTGTATAAATTAGGGTTCGACATGCTGCGGAAGGGCGTTCCCATATTCTCACCCATGGTCCAGTTACCTGTTTGCAAGGGTGGCTTTCCGTAAAATTCTATCGCAGTTCCGAAAATATCACTGAATCCTTCATTCAGCGCACCCGATTCATTGGAATAAGTCAGATTCGCTGTGTTTGAAGTAAGCCCGTGTGTAATTTCATGACCACAGATATCAAGCGTTGTAAGAGGCGAGTATCCCGAACCGCCATCACCATAGGTCATGCGGGTGCCGTCCCAAAAGGCGTTGATATTATTGCCGTATCCCATTCCAACCAAATTCGCATGAACGTAGCTTATCAGTTTGAAGCCTGCGTTATCAATACTGTTACGCCCGTAATTCAAAGAAAAATAATCATACGTGACCTCAGTACCCCAGTGTGCATCGCTGGCAACTTCATCCTGAGCTGTATTTACATTGTTCCAGGTGTTATCAGCATCAGTAAAATCAACGGCAGCACCATAGTTTGTTCCTACTTGCATATTGTATGTCTCGATTCCCAAACCGCGGCCTGTTTCGCGCAGGCGGTATGTAGAACCCGTATAATCTGTGGTAAATGTTCGGGTACCGCTGTATTTAGTAACGGCCGTTCCTGTAGCATTGGCATTAACGTCTTTGTTTTCGGTCCATATACGATTCAGCGTTAAGAGAATGCTGCCATTTTGAGCATCCACAAAAATATACTGACGCGACATCGGCTGATGAGCATATACATCAAATTTGTAAGCAAGCCGATAATCGTTACCCGAGAAATTCCCTCCAACAGGCGCCATTACGAGTTCAGCTTTCGGATAATAACTGGCACCCTCACGTCCGGTTTCTGATTTAATTAATCTTTCTTCTTCTGGAATCTGCCATTTATAAACACTTGCACCAACAGTTTTAAGTGCAAAACCCAAGGCCTGAGATTCTGAAATAGAAGACACCAACGACGCATTTATCTTGTCATATATTCTTCCGTTCATCGAAAGGATATTTCCGTTACTTGTGTGAACAAGAAACTGTATCCCATATATCGGCCGACCGTTGAATGTTTGCTGATATCGGATATGTGTAATTCCGAGTTGGTCAGTTTCCGAATTGAGAAATGTGAAGCCTAAACCGGCCTGCATTTTGAAATGGTCTTTCAGCCAAACCTGCCAAATGTCGGCTTTTATGTCCGAGCCTGCCATGAATTTGATGAATATCGGAATGGTGGTTCCTTTTTCAAGAATGATACTTTCGGCTCCCGGAGCTATCTTTTGAGCTGCTTCACCTGTCAATGTCTGTGAACGGGAAATTGTTACGGAACATGCCAATATTAAAACCAGCATGAATGCCTTAGTAATAAGTTGCTTCATATAATTATATAAATTTCTATAAAATTACTCGGAAACTCCCAACCTTTAGGCGCTTAACTAAACTTTAACAATATATTTTGGCAAAGATTGCTAAGTGTTGGGCTGCGCATACAAAATATGTTTATAAGCGCTGATATTTAGTCATTTACGGCAGTAAGAAGATTTGGTTATCCTGCCAGCTCTTCAGATTTCTTTTTTCGCTCCACTCTTTTAGCCACAATTATACTGAGTTCATACAGTGCGTAGAGTGGAAATGAGACAAGTAATTGTGTGAACATGTCTGTTGAAGGAGTGATGATTCCGGCAATCAGCAGCACGATTACAATCGCGAATTTTCTATTCTTTTTCAGAAAAGAAACCGACAGCAGACCAATTTTACTCATGAAGAAAACCAATACGGGAAGTTCGAAAACCAGCCCGATACTTAACGGTAGCATAGTGGCTGATGAAATGTACGAGCTTATGGTGATGAAGTTTTTTATTTCGGAATTGAGCTGATAATTGGCAAGAAAAACGACGGTAAGCGGCAATATTACATAGTATCCAAACAGAATCCCGGTAATGAAAAGTAACCCCATCCAAAAGATCATGATTCGGGAAGACTTAATTTCATTAGGCTTTAATGCCGGTTTAATAAATACCCAGAGTTGTCGAAGTATATATGGGAATGCTACCACTGCTCCGGCAACAACCGATAGCACAATATGCCAGCGAAGCTGTCCGCCAAGTTCGGTGTTGATGAGCTTAAGCGGAATCTCACCTATGCACAATGATGGGGCATTAAAATAATTGCCGATGCGGCAAAGTAAGCGGTATGAAAAAAAATCAGTTTTTGCAGGGCCCATAATTACGGTACCGAACAAAAAATCCTTGAAGAAAAAAGCAGCGATGGAGAGGACAAAAATTGCAAGAATTGCACGAATCAGGTGAAGACGCAACGCATCGGCATGCTCCCAAAAAGTCATGTCGTCAGTCTTGTCTGATAGTTTTTTGAAAAGAAACCCTAGCATCATCCGTTGAGAAACTACTTGGTGCCGTTTCCTTTTTCGGAAGTATTGTCTTTAGCCTGTGCGTTGTCGTTAAGGTTATCCAACACTTCGTTCTTTGCTTTGTTGTATTCATTCACACCACGACCCAAACCGCGCATCAGTTCAGGAATTTTTTTGCCGCCGAATAATACGAGCACAATGATGAGAATCAATATAATTTCCTGTCCGCCAAGAATGCCAAGCAATACTGAATTTGTGACCATGGAATTATTTTTAGGTTGATACAAAGATATAAAATAATTCACCTGCCCGAACCACTCCTTAGCCCATATTTTGCTTTTTCTTGCAAAGAGCCACCGAATTCTGTTAAAAAACCACCGTTTACTGATTGCAACTGAATCCGGAAACGGCAGTATGTACATTGATGAAAAATTCTATTAATCCTAAATCGAACGCGTATGAAACGAATTGCCTTGTTTATTTTGCTGGCCGCTCTGCTGAGCGGAGCAACGATTGCTCAGAATGTTGGAGATATTAAAGGGCGCATCTTCATCGACAAAACCAAAGAATCGCTGCCCGGCGCTATTGTGATGGTGAAATTTGGCAGCCAGATTTTTGCCAATTCTACCGACGGAAACGGATATTTTACTCTTAAAGCAGTACCGTCCGGTGTGTATACGCTCACAGTTTCGTCTATGAGCTATCATAAGCAAATGGTATATCCGGTAAATGTAACACCCGATAAAATTTCTTTTATTCCGGATGTTTACCTCGTAGATTCAGCACTGATGCTTCAGGGTACGGTTATTATTGGCACACCAATTATTGATATTGAAGGACCTTCAAAAGTTCCTATTTTGCCCGGTATGATTGATGATATGGCAGGCAACAGGGATTTGAAAAAAATAATCGGCTCTATGATACCCGGAACATACAATACCGAGGATGGTCAGATTTTTTATCGTGGCTCCCGCGATGGCGATGCGGTTTATATTGTGGATGGCGTAACGATGATGGACGGCAAACTGAATATTCCGGGAGGCTCCATTGGCAGCATGACGGTTTATACCGGAGGAACACCCGCCCGATACGGCGATTTTACAGGCGCGTGTATTGTTATCGAAACAAAAAGTTATTTCAGCTGGCTCAACGAACAGCAGGCGATGAACAGCCACTGATTAATAAATAAAAAAATAATGCCTTATGAAATATTATTACCTGTTCATGTTGTTTACTGTTGCTGCTTTTTGTCCGGGCATAGCTCCCGGACAGAGCAGGCAGTATTCGGCTACGGTAATAGATGCTGAATCTTCGGCGCCTCTGGCAAATGTAAATATCATCATAAAAGAAACTTTAAAAGGAACAAAAACGGATAACAACGGACTGTTTACGCTGCGCATTGAAAACGATGAAACACTTGTGTTTTCGCATATAGCTTACGAAGCTTTTGAAATGAATATCAATGATAAAAATCCACTGGAAATCCGTTTAAAAAGAAAAGTGAGCCAACTGGCACCGCTTACAATCAAAGCGCCTGCGCCTGAAGATTTGATTGGGAATAAACCTTTCTTCATCATTGATTACGAATTTTCAGGAAATAATTTACTGATGCTGGGTTTTAATAACGGCGAATTCGATTCCCGACTTTTTTTGGCTGATAAAGAGGGCACCATCATCACGACTATTCCGGTTATGCGCCCCGAACAATTATTTCGCGATTGCATGGGAAATGTATTTCTGATTACAAAAACAACAGCCTGCGAAATTAAAACCGACGGAAAAAATGTTGAGCTTTTATACCCTGTTGCCCGCGATGAATTCTTTTACGTTTATAACAAGCTTGCAGGGCATTCAGACGGTCATTATTTCCTGAAAGATTATTACAACGGAAACAAATCACTGGTCTATTACAACTATGTTGTTGCTGACAGCAGCTACAATGAATTGCGCGTGATTGAAGATAATGATGCCATTCAGCGTTCGCGCTGGGGCGGATATTTTGATGGTGATGAAGAAGATGTTGATTTTATGCAGCGCATCATCAATAAGCCGGTTTATGCCCCATTGCTGGTCGTCCATGATACAATTTATATTTTCAATTATCTCTCTCAGGTTATAGAAAAATACTTGCCCGACGGAACACTGGAAGTGCTTACTCCAATGGAGTACGGTAATGAAAATAGTTTCCGTAAAGAAATGTGTTTCGACACTGAAACAGGGAAAGTATATGCACTGTTTCTTAAAAATGGTATTTCAAGCATCAGAGAAGTGGATTGCAAAACCGGAAAGACTGTAAATTCGCTCAGTATTCCGGACTTTGTGTATATCGATAAAATAAAGGTGAACAACGGAAATCTTTTCTTCCTTTACAAAGAAAACAAAACCGACGGGTTCAAGAAATTATACAGAATGAAAGTTGACAGCTGACGCAATAATCGACTATTCAACCAGAACAAAACCTGCCCATTTTATGGGTTCGTTCGGGTATTTTTTCCGCATTGTTTTTTGGGCATTCCCGAAGGCATCCGGTATGCTCATGCCGTCCGTCCATCCTGTGTAAAATAGTTCCATCAGTTCAACGGTTTCTTTGTCGGGAACTTCCCATTTGCTGATAATGATATTGTCCACTCCGGCAAGCTTGAACGCCCTCTGCAACCCGAAAACCCCTTCGCCCGATTTAATATCACCCAGTCCGGTTTCGCAGGCCGATAATATGGCAAGACTTGTTTTTGCCAAATCCATATTGGAAACTTCGTAAGCAGTAAGCACACCGTCGTCGCCGCTTTTTCCTGTGCTGTTTCCTGTCCAGGCATTATTCACACCCGACAATACGATTCCCGACCGCATCAGCGGATTTGTATTATTACTGAAAATTCTGATTCCTTCCGCAGCATTCTGTGCCCCTTTATTTTTCGGAAAAAAGAAACCGTGAGTGCTTATATGCAACACATCGGGTGCG contains the following coding sequences:
- a CDS encoding M4 family metallopeptidase; the protein is MKQLITKAFMLVLILACSVTISRSQTLTGEAAQKIAPGAESIILEKGTTIPIFIKFMAGSDIKADIWQVWLKDHFKMQAGLGFTFLNSETDQLGITHIRYQQTFNGRPIYGIQFLVHTSNGNILSMNGRIYDKINASLVSSISESQALGFALKTVGASVYKWQIPEEERLIKSETGREGASYYPKAELVMAPVGGNFSGNDYRLAYKFDVYAHQPMSRQYIFVDAQNGSILLTLNRIWTENKDVNANATGTAVTKYSGTRTFTTDYTGSTYRLRETGRGLGIETYNMQVGTNYGAAVDFTDADNTWNNVNTAQDEVASDAHWGTEVTYDYFSLNYGRNSIDNAGFKLISYVHANLVGMGYGNNINAFWDGTRMTYGDGGSGYSPLTTLDICGHEITHGLTSNTANLTYSNESGALNEGFSDIFGTAIEFYGKPPLQTGNWTMGENMGTPFRSMSNPNLYSQPDTYNGTNWYTGTNDNGGVHTNSGVVNYWFYLLCQGGSGTNDIGSVFNITGIGMTKAGAIAYRTLVYYLTSSSNYANCRAMSLQACTDLYGGCSNEMIQTTNAWYAVGVGTAYVPSTAHADFSACPTSSCANAPYSVQFANASTGGNHFKWYFGDGTTDTASTPLHTYTANGSYTVKLVADGGTCGKDSLTRTAYINIGPSYPCTNNMPATGTGTTITNCTGTLYDSGICGDYANNTSGTLTIAPTGATKVTLQFVSFNMEATYDFLYVYDGPTVASAQVAGSPFSGTTLPANITSTGSSLTLKQTSDAGVVASGFQINWNCVTPNSPPVVAFTLSNTTSCTGLISFTDQTSNNPVSWLWNFGDGTTSTLQSPTHLYTTNGTYSVKLKATNTFGSDSLIQTNVVTIAMPTGPTTTGASRCGTGTLSLGATGSGILKWYTAQTGGTLVNTGNSYTTLPISTTTTYYVSDSIAPPIDSVGRSSFAGAGTSTGTHYLIFDCFSACKLVSVKIYAQAGGSRTISLKDNTGAVLQTTTVTVPTGQSRVTLNWNLTPATGLRLEGINLYRQQTGGAYPYTMPGYISITGNDVGAAYYYYFYSWFIQKPSCVSARTPVVATINNGSEAGTSAALDTTMCAGNSTTLNVTGYSGTIQWQILNGSVWQNISGATSPSYTTPALTATTSYRAKVITGTCLPDSTNITVITILPAAEGGTAAATNPSICTGTSTTITLTGYAGTIQWQVLNGSVWQNINGASSPSYLTPTLTSTTSYRAWLVNGSCPVDSSSVATVTVSPVSVGGTATATNATICSGSNTVITLTGYTGTIQWQTNAGGTWQNISGATSATYTTPNLTATTGYRAVVKSGNCLSVNSTVSTVTVNPVSVGGTATAVTSVLCAGNGTVINLTGQTGTIQWQTNAGGSWQNISGANTATYITPTLTATTSYRAVVTSGVCTSANSTTATVTVNPLAIGGIATAVTPVCTGTSSTITLTAYAGSIQWQTDSSGSWQNIPGATSVTYNTPNLNSPVSYRAILTSGICSPDTSTIAMVTLGSSTMAGTATPYATAVCSGSGTSITLSGYSGNIQWQTNAGGTWQNISGEIYATYNTPGLTTPTSYQAVVSNPGCTSSVSNIITIAIHQPSTNPASISGYADICSGGMDVLNIQGGSLGDGASYEWGTGSTCGSGILNGAINSSLFTGPLSTTITYWARITGGTCAVTTPCVFFTVNVNQTPQANLTALTSTTICTGDSVTLQAGTGIGYNFMWLNNGTVMNGVNGNSYSAHGAGNYAVVIYNFCGTDTSTVISVTETTTALATLAPAGQVSLCAGDSVTLFANTGNGYTYEWLNDGNPIAGEISSSLTVSTPGNYSVIVTSNCGTATSPATLVNVWPAPAVPVITQSNDTLFSDIPTGNQWYLNGTLIPGATGAFYIAVANGDYYVINTDQNGCIADTSNLLNVTVTGIGEQAAAAGVSFFPNPSKGIVSYIINSKDGNTSVICLTDVTGRVVLSESISLHTGINYGNIDLSNFARGIYFIRIANNTNFTTQKLVLN
- the tatC gene encoding twin-arginine translocase subunit TatC, with amino-acid sequence MMLGFLFKKLSDKTDDMTFWEHADALRLHLIRAILAIFVLSIAAFFFKDFLFGTVIMGPAKTDFFSYRLLCRIGNYFNAPSLCIGEIPLKLINTELGGQLRWHIVLSVVAGAVVAFPYILRQLWVFIKPALKPNEIKSSRIMIFWMGLLFITGILFGYYVILPLTVVFLANYQLNSEIKNFITISSYISSATMLPLSIGLVFELPVLVFFMSKIGLLSVSFLKKNRKFAIVIVLLIAGIITPSTDMFTQLLVSFPLYALYELSIIVAKRVERKKKSEELAG
- a CDS encoding twin-arginine translocase TatA/TatE family subunit, with product MVTNSVLLGILGGQEIILILIIVLVLFGGKKIPELMRGLGRGVNEYNKAKNEVLDNLNDNAQAKDNTSEKGNGTK
- a CDS encoding carboxypeptidase-like regulatory domain-containing protein is translated as MKRIALFILLAALLSGATIAQNVGDIKGRIFIDKTKESLPGAIVMVKFGSQIFANSTDGNGYFTLKAVPSGVYTLTVSSMSYHKQMVYPVNVTPDKISFIPDVYLVDSALMLQGTVIIGTPIIDIEGPSKVPILPGMIDDMAGNRDLKKIIGSMIPGTYNTEDGQIFYRGSRDGDAVYIVDGVTMMDGKLNIPGGSIGSMTVYTGGTPARYGDFTGACIVIETKSYFSWLNEQQAMNSH
- a CDS encoding carboxypeptidase-like regulatory domain-containing protein; the encoded protein is MKYYYLFMLFTVAAFCPGIAPGQSRQYSATVIDAESSAPLANVNIIIKETLKGTKTDNNGLFTLRIENDETLVFSHIAYEAFEMNINDKNPLEIRLKRKVSQLAPLTIKAPAPEDLIGNKPFFIIDYEFSGNNLLMLGFNNGEFDSRLFLADKEGTIITTIPVMRPEQLFRDCMGNVFLITKTTACEIKTDGKNVELLYPVARDEFFYVYNKLAGHSDGHYFLKDYYNGNKSLVYYNYVVADSSYNELRVIEDNDAIQRSRWGGYFDGDEEDVDFMQRIINKPVYAPLLVVHDTIYIFNYLSQVIEKYLPDGTLEVLTPMEYGNENSFRKEMCFDTETGKVYALFLKNGISSIREVDCKTGKTVNSLSIPDFVYIDKIKVNNGNLFFLYKENKTDGFKKLYRMKVDS